A genomic window from Populus alba chromosome 19, ASM523922v2, whole genome shotgun sequence includes:
- the LOC118027753 gene encoding uncharacterized protein isoform X2, whose amino-acid sequence MATLEVLQMVEEGLLSSPPKAENEKARDLSIEKKIDFLESLTGKVSNRRSRRWLNDRLLMELVPRLDAEEIRGLFAPPPWGDDVPLSPFCMTNMGEWDKFRNIDMDKQANIIDRLNRRPVKREGRVDADKMAVLNAWHRIDCRTRDALRRSFLVELIESYEACIRVFIEDGGDEVLSLQVKDPFHRLLLHGVCEFYNLASVTSQD is encoded by the exons atGGCGACTCTTGAGGTTCTTCAGATGGTTGAAGAAGGTCTTCTTTCATCTCCTCCAAAAG cTGAAAATGAAAAAGCCCGAGATTTGTCCATCGAGAAGAAGATCGATTTCCTTGAGAGCTTGACTGGCAAA GTTAGCAACCGTCGATCTCGGAGATGGTTAAATGATCGATTGCTGATGGAGCTTGTGCCTCGTTTAGATGCAGAAGAAATTAGAGGCCTGTTTGCTCCACCACCTTGGG GTGATGATGTACCACTGTCACCATTTTGCATGACTAATATGGGAGAGTGGGACAAGTTTAGGAATATAGACATGGACAAGCAG GCTAATATTATTGACAGACTAAATAGGAGGCCTGTCAAAAGGGAAGGTCGTGTTGATGCTGATAAGATGGCTGTCTTGAATGCATGGCATAGAATAGATTGCCGAACTAGAGATGCACTTCGTCGTAGCTTCCTTGTAGAACTTATTGAGAGCTATGAG GCATGCATCCGGGTTTTCATTGAAGATGGTGGAGATGAAGTTCTATCATTACAGGTCAAAGATCCCTTTCATAGATTGTTGCTGCATGGCGTCTGTGAG TTCTACAACTTGGCCTCAGTAACTAGTCAGGATTGA
- the LOC118027753 gene encoding uncharacterized protein isoform X1 has translation MATLEVLQMVEEGLLSSPPKAENEKARDLSIEKKIDFLESLTGKVSNRRSRRWLNDRLLMELVPRLDAEEIRGLFAPPPWGDDVPLSPFCMTNMGEWDKFRNIDMDKQANIIDRLNRRPVKREGRVDADKMAVLNAWHRIDCRTRDALRRSFLVELIESYEACIRVFIEDGGDEVLSLQVKDPFHRLLLHGVCEFYNLASVTETESKDAESFKTTKIKKKMAVVELPNITLSNFLKMSKEGVW, from the exons atGGCGACTCTTGAGGTTCTTCAGATGGTTGAAGAAGGTCTTCTTTCATCTCCTCCAAAAG cTGAAAATGAAAAAGCCCGAGATTTGTCCATCGAGAAGAAGATCGATTTCCTTGAGAGCTTGACTGGCAAA GTTAGCAACCGTCGATCTCGGAGATGGTTAAATGATCGATTGCTGATGGAGCTTGTGCCTCGTTTAGATGCAGAAGAAATTAGAGGCCTGTTTGCTCCACCACCTTGGG GTGATGATGTACCACTGTCACCATTTTGCATGACTAATATGGGAGAGTGGGACAAGTTTAGGAATATAGACATGGACAAGCAG GCTAATATTATTGACAGACTAAATAGGAGGCCTGTCAAAAGGGAAGGTCGTGTTGATGCTGATAAGATGGCTGTCTTGAATGCATGGCATAGAATAGATTGCCGAACTAGAGATGCACTTCGTCGTAGCTTCCTTGTAGAACTTATTGAGAGCTATGAG GCATGCATCCGGGTTTTCATTGAAGATGGTGGAGATGAAGTTCTATCATTACAGGTCAAAGATCCCTTTCATAGATTGTTGCTGCATGGCGTCTGTGAG TTCTACAACTTGGCCTCAGTGACAGAGACAGAGTCAAAGGATGCAGAGTCATTTAAGAcgacaaaaataaagaagaaaatggcTGTAGTTGAGCTCCCGAATATCACTCTTtccaattttttgaaaatgtccAAGGAAGGTGTATGGTAG